In Drosophila bipectinata strain 14024-0381.07 chromosome 2R, DbipHiC1v2, whole genome shotgun sequence, one genomic interval encodes:
- the Cpr47Ec gene encoding endocuticle structural protein SgAbd-6, translating to MNKLLPLFVLAALATVAFAFPEGLEKEIIPVLKSEVNKRPDGSYDSAYETGNGIVHNEEATIQDKGTEDEALEVKGSYKYVNDLGQEIEVFYTAGKNGFVPYGTSINPEITAVAEAAKDLPKLPEKSELH from the exons ATGAACAAGCTC CTGCCCCTCTTCGTCCTGGCTGCCCTGGCCACCGTTGCCTTTGCCTTTCCCGAGGGCCTTGAAAAGGAAATCATCCCCGTTCTCAAATCAGAGGTTAACAAACGTCCCGATGGATCCTACGATTCTGCCTACGAAACCGGCAATGGCATCGTCCACAACGAGGAGGCTACAATCCAAGACAAGGGCACCGAAGACGAGGCCCTTGAGGTTAAGGGATCCTACAAATACGTTAACGACCTGGGCCAGGAAATCGAGGTGTTCTACACTGCCGGAAAGAATGGATTCGTTCCATATGGAACGAGTATTAACCCTGAAATCACAGCCGTGGCTGAGGCTGCCAAGGATTTGCCCAAGTTACCGGAGAAGTCAGAGCTGCACTAA
- the Cpr47Ed gene encoding endocuticle structural glycoprotein SgAbd-9 produces MFALLWILAFSQLLWSWPAESAAIDGPKHQIFKQELDGSYFFLYESPNGSYREEVGIVKDPQLKELDGDLEVSGIYSYVDSQSGQKVEVSYSADGDNGFLSRVKYNVEAS; encoded by the exons ATGTTCGCATTG TTATGGATCTTGGCCTTTAGCCAACTTCTTTGGAGTTGGCCCGCTGAGAGTGCTGCCATTGATGGACCAAAGCATCAGATCTTCAAGCAAGAACTGGATGGCTCCTATTTCTTCTTGTACGAGTCGCCCAATGGCAGTTATCGCGAAGAGGTCGGAATAGTCAAGGACCCGCAACTGAAAGAATTGGACGGTGATCTGGAGGTGTCCGGCATATATAGCTATGTCGACAGCCAAAGTGGCCAAAAGGTGGAAGTCAGCTACTCGGCAGACGGCGACAATGGTTTCTTGTCTCGAGTCAAGTATAATGTAGAAGCCAGTTGA